Proteins from a single region of Armatimonadota bacterium:
- a CDS encoding type II toxin-antitoxin system VapC family toxin: protein MVFDTDVLIWVFRGHEGAARMVELARERALSVMTHMELVQGARSKQEVKAIKGFLADFAFAVLPLTENIGHRALVYMEEYSLRSGMSAGDALVAATAVEQGLPLCTANRKHYRLVQDLELKVLRP, encoded by the coding sequence ATGGTGTTTGACACCGATGTGCTGATATGGGTGTTTCGGGGCCATGAGGGGGCGGCCCGGATGGTTGAGCTGGCGCGCGAGCGCGCGCTGTCGGTGATGACGCACATGGAGCTGGTGCAAGGCGCGCGCAGCAAGCAGGAGGTGAAAGCGATCAAGGGCTTCCTCGCCGACTTCGCCTTCGCGGTGCTGCCCCTGACCGAGAACATCGGCCATCGTGCGCTGGTCTACATGGAGGAATACAGTCTCCGATCCGGCATGAGCGCCGGCGACGCGTTGGTGGCCGCCACTGCCGTCGAGCAGGGCCTGCCCCTGTGCACCGCAAACCGCAAGCATTACCGGCTCGTCCAGGACCTGGAGCTCAAGGTTCTGCGGCCCTGA